Within Paenibacillus sabinae T27, the genomic segment TGTGCAGCGCCGGTCTGCAAAGTATACTGCGAACCTTCGGAAAGCTGGGGCTTCCTCTGTCCGAGCTTCCTAACAAGGTGGCACTGCACATCAACGATACGCATCCCACGCTCGTCATTCCGGAGTTGATGCGGATTCTGATGGATGACAGGGGCCTGGAATGGGATGAGGCCTGGAATATAACGACCCGAATGGTTTCCTATACGAACCATACGATTCTTAGCGAAGCGCTGGAGAAGTGGCCGGTGAACATGGTCCGCGAATTGGTGCCCCGGGTCTATCTCATCATCGACGAGATTAACACAAGGTTCTGCGCCGAGCTGATGAGACGCTATCCGGGCGACCAAAACCGGATTTCGCAAATGGCGATTATTTATGACGATCAGGTCCGGATGGCGCATCTGGCCATTGTCGGCAGCCACAGCGTAAACGGCGTGGCCGCGCTGCATACGGATATTTTGCGCAAACGGGAAATGAGACTGTTCGACGAAATGTACCCGCACCGGTTCAACAACAAGACCAACGGCATTACCCATCGGCGGTGGCTGATGCATGCCAACCGGGACTTGGCCGGTTTAATCACCGATGCGATCGGCACGCGCTGGATGACCCATCCGCAGGAAATGATTGGCCTAATCAAATACTGCGAGGATTCCTCGTTCCAGCAAAAGATAGCCGAGATCAAGCGGAAGAACAAGCTTCGTCTGGCGGAATACATCAAGAGCCGGCATAATGTCACGGTCGACCCTGATTCCATCTTCGATGTGCAGGTCAAGCGGCTGCATGCCTACAAGCGCCAGCTGCTTAATATTCTGCATATCATGCATCTTTACAATCAGATCAAGGCGAGTCCGGGGATCGATATCGTGCCGCGCACGTTTATCTTCGCCGCCAAAGCCGCTCCAAGCTATCACTTGGCGAAGCGGATCATCAAGCTGATCAATACCGTGGCCGACATCGTCAATAGGGATTCCGACGTCAACGGCAAGATCCGTATCTTCTTTCTGGAGAACTATTCGGTGTCGCTGGCGGAGAAGATCATCCCGGCAGCCGATGTCAGCGAACAGATCTCGACGGCGAGTAAGGAAGCGTCGGGCACCGGTAATATGAAGTTCATGATGAACGGCGCGCTGACCATCGGGACGATGGACGGAGCCAATGTCGAGATGAACGAAATGATCGGCAACGAGAATATGTTCCTGTTCGGCCTGCGCGCCGAGCAGGTCATGGATTATTACCAGTACGGCGGGTACAATGCGCGCGGCATGTACAATAGCGACAGCCGGGTGAAGGAAGTGCTGGATCAGCTCATTACACCGGGGCCAATCTGCTGCTACCATCAGGATTTCGAGCATATTTACCATTCGCTGCTCGACAATAACGATGAATTTTTCGTGCTGAAGGATTTTCCGAGCTACGTCGAGACGCATGTGGAAATCGACCGCGCCTATCGCAACCGCAGCGGATGGCTGAAGAAATCCATCATCAATATCGGCCACTCCGGCAAATTCTCCAGCGACAATACGATCAGCCGCTACGCCTCCGAAATCTGGAACATCCGGCAGGTACCGCTGTAAACGATTTGGTGGAAGAACATAACGAAATGAAGGATAACGGCAAACGGCTGCGCCCCGAATCGGGGCGCAGCCGTTATTTTTTGGCGTATGAGGGAATTATTAAGAAATACGGTGCGGCTGGCGGATGCAAAGAGGTCAGAGAACCTCGGAGACCATGGCCGCAAAGCGTTCCAGAAACCGGCGTTCCTCGTCGCTGAACCGGTGCTTGAGCGGACTGTCGACATCAAGCACGCCGAGCAGCTGGCCGTCCTTAATCAGCGGGACGACAATCTCGCTGTTGGATGCGGCGTCGCAGGCGATATGTCCCGGAAAGGCGTGCACATCATCCACGACGAGCGTCCGGCGCTCGTTCGCCGCCGTGCCGCATACTCCGCGGCCGATCGGGATGCGGATGCAGGCCGGCATTCCCTGAAACGGACCGAGCACAAGTTCATTCCCGTCATACAGGTAGAAGCCGGCCCAGTTCGTATCCGTAAGCGAGAACTTGAGCAGCGCCGCGGCGTTGGCCAAATTCGCGATCGGGTTCGGTTCGTCTTTCATCAAGGCCCCAAGCTGAGCCAGCACGGCTTCAAACCGTTCGCTGCGCGTTCCGTCATAAGGCATTGCCTGAAACATGGAGCATCACCTTTCTGTATATGAAGTCAGTCTTGAATAAGTAAACTGTTGTAACTATCAACATAGTACAGTGATGAAGCCGCCGTCAAGCTTTGGCGCAGGATTGTCAAAATTTAAGTTTTTAGTTTATCAAAATACGGCTCGTTTCCTGATCAATGTGTGTTTCCCGCTGCTGCCCTAAGGGTAATGAATTCATAAATAATGGAAGGCTTATAGGCCGGAAGGAGTGAAACATGCGAGCCGATGTACAGAATATGTTCATAGGGATCCACATGCTTTATTACGCCCGTGAGCGGGACCTGACGGTAGCCGATATGCAGAATGAGCTGGAGAATTACGGGTACCGTATAGGCGAGCGGGAGGTTAAGCATGAACTGGAGCGTTTGACGCAGGACAATTTTCTGACAGCCCACGGCGAGGAGTACAGCATTACGGGGACAGGAATTGAGGAGTTCAAGGAAATTCTGGCCAAGCTGGAATTGGTGTGCGGCGAGGTTCTGGAGCCGGTGAAGGCTGCGGGAATGACAGGCTGAAGCCAAGGAAGCGGGCGCTGCCCGGACGATGGCGGAGTGGACATTATGATAATAATAGCGTCAGTAATGAAAGGTGAGGGTGCCTTTCATTACTGACGTTATTTTTGTTGATTTTGGAAATAGGATATAATGGACGGGTTCAGAAGGGGGCGAGGGGATGAAGGAGCATAGCGGAACGGCGCCGGTATTGACCGGCCACAGGCTGACGCTGCGGGCTTTGAGACAGGAAGACGCCAAAGCGCTGCTTCCCTGCTGGTCGTACCCGGAAGCGGCCGTCTGGCTCGGAATCAAGCCGCTCGCCTCAAAGGCGGAAGCGGAGGAGTTGATCCGGCTGCTCCTTGTGATGGAGCGCGAGGAGGAGAGCCTGCGCTGGAGCATCACGCTGCCTAGCGGGGAAGTGATTGGAAGC encodes:
- a CDS encoding glycogen/starch/alpha-glucan phosphorylase, translating into MFTDKEAFKEAFVDDLVGKLGKPLEEASIADVYHILGSMVRAQTGKNWANTNLKYKAGREKQVYYFSMEFLIGRLLGNNLLNMGVLEMVRDGLSELGFSLQDVEEEEADAGLGNGGLGRLAACFLDSLASLQYAGHGCGIRYKYGLFEQKIVDGYQVELPDYWLQKDNVWEVRREDKSVEVRFWGRVDIDKVGDKLVFRHKDYEAVRAVPYDVPIIGADRRHVNTLRNWSAESILRPDSALGLEPGTDYHKFLEYKRSVESISEFLYPDDSEYEGKLLRLKQQYFLCSAGLQSILRTFGKLGLPLSELPNKVALHINDTHPTLVIPELMRILMDDRGLEWDEAWNITTRMVSYTNHTILSEALEKWPVNMVRELVPRVYLIIDEINTRFCAELMRRYPGDQNRISQMAIIYDDQVRMAHLAIVGSHSVNGVAALHTDILRKREMRLFDEMYPHRFNNKTNGITHRRWLMHANRDLAGLITDAIGTRWMTHPQEMIGLIKYCEDSSFQQKIAEIKRKNKLRLAEYIKSRHNVTVDPDSIFDVQVKRLHAYKRQLLNILHIMHLYNQIKASPGIDIVPRTFIFAAKAAPSYHLAKRIIKLINTVADIVNRDSDVNGKIRIFFLENYSVSLAEKIIPAADVSEQISTASKEASGTGNMKFMMNGALTIGTMDGANVEMNEMIGNENMFLFGLRAEQVMDYYQYGGYNARGMYNSDSRVKEVLDQLITPGPICCYHQDFEHIYHSLLDNNDEFFVLKDFPSYVETHVEIDRAYRNRSGWLKKSIINIGHSGKFSSDNTISRYASEIWNIRQVPL
- a CDS encoding GAF domain-containing protein, translating into MFQAMPYDGTRSERFEAVLAQLGALMKDEPNPIANLANAAALLKFSLTDTNWAGFYLYDGNELVLGPFQGMPACIRIPIGRGVCGTAANERRTLVVDDVHAFPGHIACDAASNSEIVVPLIKDGQLLGVLDVDSPLKHRFSDEERRFLERFAAMVSEVL